The Corylus avellana chromosome ca8, CavTom2PMs-1.0 genome has a segment encoding these proteins:
- the LOC132190728 gene encoding cyclin-A2-3-like produces the protein MLYSHLRKLFSIVFLHLRADYCERNLYGAYWQVLELEIQVLKYLGYQLFSPTTKTFLRRFLRAAQASYKIPSLELEYLANYLAESTLIDYGFLNFLPSAIAASAVFLARWTLDQSNNPWNPTLEHYTSYKASDLKTIVLAIQALQLNTNGCSLSVIRMKYRQQKFKSVAALSSPKLLKTLFER, from the exons ATGTTGTATTCTCATTTGCGTAAActattttctattgttttcCTCCACCTCAGAGCAGACTATTGTGAGAGGAACCTTTATGGAGCG TATTGGCAGGTATTGGAGCTGGAGATTCAAGTATTGAAATATTTGGGCTATCAACTATTTTCCCCCACCACAAAAACTTTTCTAAG GCGATTTCTTCGAGCAGCACAAGCTTCTTACAAG ATCCCTAGTCTAGAACTGGAGTACTTGGCGAACTATCTAGCCGAATCAACGTTAATTGACTATGGCTTTCTGAATTTCCTTCCCTCTGCCATAGCTGCATCGGCTGTATTTCTTGCCAGATGGACTTTAGATCAGTCAAACAACCCATGG AATCCAACTCTAGAACACTATACCTCTTACAAGGCATCAGATTTGAAAACCATAGTTCTTGCTATACAAGCTTTACAGTTGAACACCAACGGTTGTTCTCTGAGTGTCATACGCATGAAGTATAGGCAACAGAAG tTTAAATCTGTGGCGGCTTTGTCTTCCCCAAAACTGCTCAAAACACTTTTCGAAAGATAA